A DNA window from Calditerricola satsumensis contains the following coding sequences:
- the cas2 gene encoding CRISPR-associated endonuclease Cas2 has protein sequence MHHLLIYDISEDKIRNRVAETCKDYGLVRVQYSSFYGRLPRTRLRDLERAMVRLLRQGQGNVIIVPVCEACRAGIVKLESEAL, from the coding sequence ATGCATCATTTGCTCATCTACGACATCTCCGAAGACAAAATTCGCAACCGCGTTGCCGAGACGTGCAAGGATTACGGCCTGGTCCGCGTGCAATACAGCTCGTTCTACGGGCGATTGCCGCGAACCCGCTTGCGCGATCTCGAGCGGGCGATGGTCCGCTTGCTTCGCCAAGGGCAGGGCAATGTCATCATCGTCCCGGTGTGCGAAGCCTGTCGGGCCGGGATCGTGAAGCTGGAGTCGGAAGCGTTATAG
- the cas1 gene encoding CRISPR-associated endonuclease Cas1, with protein sequence MPSLIVDEHGVSIGKTSKRLVVKKRGEVVGEYPVLDVEDVVVLSRGVAITSDALELCSEHGVLVHFTDYRHQPYAVLYAPGLHGTVKTRREQFAALGDRRGVQAVKGFLVGKLDNQVNTLKYFLRGVEDARLHREVELAIAEIGRHRQRLIELDGACLEEVRPDLLNAEALAAQAYWRGVAALLRDRVAFPGRQVWDPTDPVNLMLNYGYGLLGSVVMGGILRAGLDPYGGFLHTDRSGRESLRFDLMEEFRPLVDRVIVALLRRGLKPRLVEEEGRISLERETRRLLKERLLERFDQRELYNGQRHRLKTIIQLQARALASFLRDGKPYRPFRGKW encoded by the coding sequence TTGCCATCGCTCATTGTGGACGAACACGGCGTCAGCATCGGGAAGACGAGCAAGCGGCTGGTGGTCAAAAAGCGGGGCGAAGTGGTGGGCGAATACCCGGTGCTCGATGTGGAGGACGTGGTGGTGCTGTCGCGCGGGGTGGCCATCACGTCGGATGCGCTGGAGTTGTGCAGCGAACACGGCGTGCTCGTGCACTTTACCGACTACCGGCATCAGCCTTATGCCGTTCTGTATGCGCCGGGGCTGCACGGCACGGTGAAAACGCGGCGGGAGCAGTTTGCCGCCCTGGGCGACCGGCGCGGGGTGCAGGCGGTCAAGGGCTTTTTGGTGGGCAAGCTGGACAACCAGGTGAACACCCTGAAGTACTTTCTGCGCGGCGTGGAGGACGCACGGCTGCACCGCGAAGTCGAGCTGGCCATTGCGGAAATTGGGCGTCATCGCCAGCGCCTGATCGAGTTGGACGGGGCCTGTTTGGAAGAGGTTCGCCCGGATCTGCTCAACGCCGAAGCCCTCGCGGCACAGGCCTATTGGCGGGGCGTTGCCGCCTTGCTGCGCGACCGGGTGGCGTTTCCCGGCCGGCAGGTGTGGGACCCGACGGATCCCGTCAACCTGATGCTCAATTACGGGTACGGGCTCTTGGGCAGCGTGGTCATGGGCGGCATCTTGCGCGCGGGGCTTGACCCCTACGGCGGCTTTCTGCACACCGATCGTTCGGGGCGCGAATCGCTCCGGTTTGACTTAATGGAAGAATTCCGTCCGCTTGTGGACCGCGTCATCGTCGCGCTGCTCAGGCGCGGATTGAAGCCGCGGCTGGTGGAGGAAGAGGGGCGCATTTCCCTCGAGAGAGAAACGCGCCGGCTGTTGAAGGAACGCCTTCTGGAACGTTTTGATCAGCGCGAGCTTTACAACGGGCAGCGCCACCGCCTCAAGACGATCATCCAGCTGCAAGCGCGCGCGCTGGCCTCGTTTTTGCGAGACGGAAAGCCGTACCGTCCGTTTCGGGGGAAGTGGTGA
- the cas4 gene encoding CRISPR-associated protein Cas4: MMFRVSDIKQFVFCPRYVYFTYVQPVPKAPTPTMEHARTLHDEHNAREKRRGFAAYGLVEGSRHYHVPVYAEKLGLRGKIDLVIDAEAPNANGQRYYPVECKDTASGVRNNFKYQLAAYAMALEEVTGTPVHKAFLYIIPEKRAHNVPITEGLRTHIRRMLTMMRTMVEREIFPEPRSRARCFSCEMRRYCNDLDDASGAFEESPAQAKRLVDCF; encoded by the coding sequence ATGATGTTTCGCGTCTCGGATATCAAGCAGTTTGTCTTTTGCCCCCGCTACGTCTATTTCACGTACGTGCAACCGGTGCCAAAGGCGCCGACACCGACGATGGAGCACGCGCGCACCCTGCACGACGAGCACAACGCCCGGGAAAAGCGGCGCGGCTTTGCCGCCTACGGCTTGGTTGAGGGATCGCGCCACTACCATGTGCCGGTTTATGCCGAAAAACTGGGCCTGCGCGGAAAGATTGACCTCGTCATCGATGCCGAAGCGCCGAACGCCAACGGCCAGCGGTATTACCCCGTCGAATGCAAAGATACGGCCAGCGGCGTACGGAACAATTTCAAATACCAACTGGCGGCGTACGCCATGGCCCTTGAAGAAGTGACGGGCACCCCGGTGCACAAGGCCTTTCTGTATATCATCCCGGAGAAGCGTGCCCACAACGTTCCCATTACCGAGGGGCTGCGCACCCACATCCGGCGCATGCTCACCATGATGCGCACCATGGTGGAACGGGAAATTTTTCCCGAGCCGCGATCCCGTGCCCGCTGCTTTAGCTGCGAGATGCGCCGCTATTGCAACGATCTCGATGATGCGTCCGGCGCGTTTGAGGAAAGTCCCGCTCAAGCCAAACGGTTGGTCGATTGCTTCTGA